The following are from one region of the Arthrobacter sp. TMP15 genome:
- a CDS encoding type 1 glutamine amidotransferase domain-containing protein, whose product MKKILMVLTSVSEIGDTGEKTGYNVGEAAHPWKVFKDSGHFVDFASIKGGQPPHDGVDVEDPIQVAFTEDETTRAGLYNTARVDVIDPEQYDAVFLVGGHGTMWDFPDSEGLQKLVASIYNSGGVVGAVCHGPAGLVNVELANGIHLVNGRNVAAFTNDEEVAAGKDKVIPFFLADRLEEQGATHVFADVFEEKVVVDERLVTGQNPASAAGVAKEMEKLLAEVIHQEKAEEQHEADALRAEKDAKKAAAAAEEH is encoded by the coding sequence ATGAAGAAAATCCTCATGGTACTGACCAGCGTTTCCGAGATCGGTGACACCGGAGAAAAGACCGGCTACAACGTAGGCGAAGCTGCACATCCCTGGAAAGTCTTCAAAGACTCCGGACATTTCGTTGACTTCGCATCCATTAAAGGTGGTCAACCCCCGCACGACGGCGTTGACGTGGAAGACCCCATTCAAGTTGCTTTCACAGAGGACGAGACAACGCGAGCTGGCCTGTACAACACGGCCCGCGTCGATGTCATTGACCCGGAACAATATGACGCCGTCTTCCTCGTGGGTGGCCACGGCACCATGTGGGACTTCCCGGACAGTGAAGGCCTTCAAAAGCTAGTTGCTAGTATCTACAACTCAGGCGGTGTTGTGGGTGCTGTCTGTCATGGGCCTGCTGGCTTAGTGAACGTGGAATTGGCTAATGGCATACACCTTGTCAACGGCCGAAATGTTGCGGCTTTCACCAACGACGAGGAAGTAGCCGCAGGCAAGGACAAAGTCATTCCCTTCTTCTTGGCAGACAGACTCGAAGAACAAGGGGCAACTCATGTTTTCGCGGATGTCTTTGAGGAGAAGGTGGTAGTTGACGAGCGTCTTGTTACCGGCCAAAATCCCGCATCTGCGGCAGGGGTTGCCAAGGAGATGGAGAAGCTCTTGGCTGAAGTCATCCATCAGGAAAAGGCAGAAGAGCAGCATGAAGCAGATGCTTTGCGTGCGGAGAAAGACGCCAAAAAGGCGGCTGCTGCGGCAGAGGAACACTGA
- a CDS encoding MFS transporter — translation MLPRLAGKSYIPLGLFARVPLAMLTIGVLTMVTHVSDSYAIGGFAAGCIGLGAAAGAPVVGYLADRLGQRGVLLVAAVVNFILVTAVVVLAYLLLPDSGAQLTDGATVVVLLTALAAGGTSPQVGPLSRVRWMALSKKLPASQRGPMVDTALSLEGTADEVTFVLGPALVGLLASLVAPWLPLVLAAVMTVSLVTLFALHPTADYVSARPAASSTVGNAGYVSEERPNWFLVAVPVAAMLCMGTFFGSSQTALAAFTGVYGSVDQAGLMYAIMGASSALTALSVAYWPVKFSYAWRWVLASGFMAGGTVFFLAPESLGQMAWVLLLVGLPVGPTMVTIFSVGSVVAPPQWMGTVMTALASGIVAGTALGSALSGSLAQSVGYDAAFLVPIAAASTLFVLGIVASVVLRKQLTRAE, via the coding sequence GTGCTGCCCAGATTGGCCGGAAAAAGTTATATTCCCTTGGGACTCTTTGCCCGTGTTCCTCTAGCGATGCTGACAATCGGTGTGCTGACAATGGTCACCCATGTCAGCGACTCGTACGCGATCGGAGGGTTCGCGGCGGGGTGCATTGGTTTGGGTGCAGCCGCGGGGGCGCCAGTTGTGGGCTACCTGGCAGACCGGCTGGGACAGCGGGGGGTGCTGCTGGTTGCTGCTGTGGTGAATTTCATTTTGGTGACGGCCGTCGTTGTGCTGGCCTATTTGCTCTTGCCTGACAGCGGTGCCCAGCTCACTGACGGCGCAACAGTGGTGGTGCTCCTAACGGCTCTGGCGGCTGGGGGAACCTCGCCCCAGGTGGGCCCACTGTCCCGTGTGCGCTGGATGGCGTTGAGTAAGAAACTCCCTGCGAGTCAGCGCGGACCCATGGTTGACACGGCCTTGTCCCTTGAAGGAACAGCCGATGAAGTGACATTTGTCTTGGGCCCGGCCCTTGTGGGTCTGCTGGCGTCACTTGTGGCGCCTTGGCTGCCGCTTGTTCTCGCTGCTGTCATGACAGTGTCACTTGTAACACTTTTCGCTCTCCACCCAACCGCGGATTACGTCAGTGCACGCCCAGCTGCAAGCAGCACGGTGGGCAATGCAGGCTACGTGAGCGAGGAAAGGCCCAACTGGTTCCTCGTGGCAGTGCCGGTGGCTGCGATGCTGTGCATGGGGACGTTCTTTGGTTCTTCGCAAACAGCGCTGGCAGCTTTTACAGGTGTCTATGGTTCTGTTGACCAGGCCGGGCTGATGTACGCGATCATGGGTGCCAGCTCGGCGCTGACGGCCCTGTCAGTGGCCTATTGGCCAGTGAAGTTCAGCTATGCGTGGCGGTGGGTGCTGGCATCTGGCTTCATGGCAGGCGGGACTGTGTTTTTCTTGGCGCCGGAGTCGTTAGGCCAGATGGCTTGGGTGCTGCTGCTGGTGGGTTTGCCCGTAGGCCCCACCATGGTGACAATCTTCAGCGTTGGCAGTGTTGTAGCCCCGCCGCAGTGGATGGGCACCGTCATGACAGCCTTAGCTAGTGGCATTGTGGCGGGCACGGCATTGGGTTCGGCACTTTCGGGTTCGCTGGCGCAAAGTGTTGGCTACGATGCCGCGTTCCTTGTCCCGATTGCAGCAGCATCAACGTTATTCGTGCTCGGCATTGTAGCTTCAGTGGTATTGCGAAAGCAGCTGACCCGCGCGGAGTAG
- a CDS encoding AAA family ATPase: MRIHRLEIQAFGPFAGREIVDFDKLGAQGLFLLNGSTGAGKTSVLDAIAYALYGRVPGARQGAQNQLRSHHAAEGVVPEVVCEFSAGGRRLEVRRSPEWMRPLKRGTGTTREQASTQLREKTAAGWEVKSARNDESAAEIQDLLGMNMAQFTKVVLLAQGDFAAFLRASAEERQVLLQKLFGTDVYKDLENRLATDSKTAQLAVAAGLGELAATEQLARGQAAPVLAANAAQVAEKNTTSNEPEASGGVEFNELHGSELFEILRVGLALGVDRAMKRAKEFEAESESLVNAVAEAESRSSRHKAFATAVAERERLEHLGQTALQWRHQQEQHHQAQVLAAVLATAKRTGSESERAQRRVAAATAIFDGNDIAGALLGQPAHAAEISDLERYDRELSTRLGTVDGALPDEARLLQKTADLIKGEKALAAALTHQDEQASSASAAKKRLSQVLQSQEKLRPVAQTMEHSSQDAAQAQVLVVAIEEHQRQNHKVSELAVAEANAREVALSAKERWLGAFNDRLNHVAGELAANLVDGEPCQVCGSKVHPAPSPLAGSGADLVRAEKVAKSAFEAAEGLAVTAGTQLAEAKNRLVVLAERGGESDLQETKDRVQRATLAHGQATEAASELAALSSEAVGLQIRIDQAQTEMLAATGQAASLGAGTAAVGEEIALLQEHLAVVRDGYESLLKRRTALVQAQIPGQELLGAVRNRATAEAAKEDAADALEQALADSAFDDVEAVQAALLTPAAAAALDKDIKGHARAVAVNADRLAMPEIIAAQVEVDANIGAPSGEVLAELAQGARHAQTKAREGALALGLALSAAEQLRNTAAAFQELERVVAPLREKARMLAGLSETVRGLGDNNLKMTLTSYVLAARLEQVAEAASTRLATMSDARYTLRHSDAKSGNKKSGLGLEVVDQWTGMSRDTATLSGGESFMASLALALGLSDVVQYESGGLDIETLFVDEGFGSLDEDSLEQVMEALESLRDGGRMVGLVSHVEQMKQRIPLHLHVNKGRHGSTLELRMAGAAAP; this comes from the coding sequence GTGAGGATCCACCGCTTAGAAATTCAAGCCTTTGGTCCCTTTGCAGGCCGTGAAATTGTTGATTTTGACAAGCTGGGCGCCCAAGGACTGTTCCTTCTCAACGGTTCCACCGGAGCCGGCAAAACCAGCGTTCTTGACGCTATCGCCTATGCGCTTTATGGCCGTGTGCCCGGTGCACGGCAAGGAGCCCAGAACCAGTTGCGAAGCCATCATGCAGCCGAGGGCGTTGTCCCCGAAGTTGTGTGTGAGTTTAGCGCTGGTGGTCGGCGCCTGGAGGTGCGCCGCAGCCCCGAATGGATGCGCCCGCTCAAACGCGGCACTGGCACAACGCGAGAGCAGGCAAGCACCCAGTTACGTGAAAAAACTGCCGCAGGATGGGAGGTCAAATCAGCCCGCAATGACGAATCGGCTGCTGAGATTCAAGACCTTCTCGGCATGAACATGGCGCAGTTCACCAAAGTTGTTTTGTTGGCGCAGGGTGACTTTGCCGCTTTTCTGCGTGCCAGCGCGGAGGAACGGCAGGTGTTGCTGCAAAAACTGTTTGGCACCGACGTTTACAAAGACCTAGAGAATCGTTTGGCCACCGATTCAAAGACCGCTCAACTGGCCGTTGCTGCTGGGTTGGGTGAGCTGGCGGCCACCGAGCAGCTTGCCCGCGGCCAAGCGGCGCCGGTTCTGGCCGCCAACGCTGCCCAGGTCGCCGAGAAGAACACAACGTCGAACGAGCCGGAGGCCTCAGGCGGTGTTGAATTTAACGAGCTGCATGGGTCTGAGCTATTTGAGATACTGCGCGTTGGCCTGGCTCTGGGCGTTGACCGTGCCATGAAACGTGCAAAGGAATTCGAGGCTGAGTCCGAATCATTGGTAAACGCCGTGGCGGAAGCAGAAAGTCGTAGCAGCCGTCACAAGGCGTTTGCCACAGCGGTTGCAGAACGCGAAAGACTGGAACATCTGGGACAAACGGCTCTGCAATGGCGCCACCAACAGGAGCAACACCATCAAGCACAGGTCTTGGCAGCAGTGCTGGCTACAGCCAAGAGAACGGGCAGTGAGAGTGAGCGAGCGCAGAGACGAGTAGCTGCTGCAACGGCAATCTTTGACGGAAATGACATTGCAGGTGCCTTGCTGGGTCAACCGGCGCACGCGGCAGAGATCTCCGACTTAGAAAGATACGATCGTGAGCTGAGCACACGGCTTGGAACCGTAGATGGGGCACTACCTGATGAAGCCCGGCTACTACAGAAAACTGCAGATCTTATCAAAGGCGAAAAAGCGCTGGCTGCGGCACTTACACACCAGGACGAGCAAGCTAGCTCTGCCTCCGCCGCCAAAAAACGCTTGAGTCAGGTACTTCAATCTCAGGAGAAGTTGCGCCCGGTGGCCCAAACCATGGAGCATTCGAGCCAAGACGCCGCGCAAGCACAAGTGCTTGTTGTAGCCATTGAAGAGCACCAGCGCCAGAATCACAAGGTATCCGAGCTCGCCGTGGCTGAAGCTAACGCTCGTGAAGTGGCCCTGAGTGCAAAGGAACGCTGGCTGGGGGCATTCAACGACAGGCTCAACCACGTCGCCGGAGAACTGGCTGCCAACCTCGTCGATGGTGAACCATGCCAAGTATGCGGCAGCAAAGTCCACCCTGCTCCCTCACCACTTGCCGGATCCGGCGCTGATCTGGTAAGGGCTGAAAAGGTCGCCAAGAGTGCTTTCGAGGCGGCTGAAGGGCTTGCCGTCACGGCTGGCACACAGCTCGCAGAGGCCAAAAACCGTCTTGTTGTCCTTGCCGAACGTGGAGGTGAGAGTGATCTGCAAGAAACGAAGGACAGAGTGCAGCGGGCCACGCTTGCGCATGGCCAAGCCACCGAGGCAGCGTCGGAACTGGCAGCCTTGAGTTCAGAAGCCGTAGGACTCCAAATCCGCATAGATCAGGCTCAAACGGAAATGCTGGCAGCAACCGGACAGGCTGCATCGTTGGGAGCTGGCACTGCTGCGGTGGGCGAAGAAATAGCGCTTTTGCAAGAACACCTGGCCGTCGTTCGTGACGGATACGAATCGCTGTTGAAACGCCGTACTGCGTTGGTGCAGGCTCAAATTCCAGGACAGGAGCTCCTTGGCGCCGTGCGCAACCGGGCCACAGCCGAGGCTGCCAAGGAGGATGCCGCGGATGCGCTGGAACAAGCGCTCGCAGACTCAGCGTTTGACGACGTCGAAGCGGTCCAGGCAGCGCTGCTCACTCCGGCCGCTGCGGCGGCCCTGGATAAGGACATCAAGGGCCATGCCAGAGCTGTGGCGGTGAACGCTGACAGACTGGCTATGCCTGAGATCATTGCCGCCCAGGTTGAAGTGGACGCTAATATTGGTGCGCCAAGCGGAGAGGTCCTTGCGGAATTGGCCCAGGGGGCACGGCATGCTCAAACGAAGGCACGCGAGGGTGCGCTGGCCCTGGGGCTGGCACTTTCGGCCGCGGAACAGCTCCGGAACACAGCAGCCGCATTCCAGGAACTGGAGAGAGTTGTTGCTCCACTTCGTGAAAAAGCCCGGATGCTGGCTGGGCTTTCAGAGACAGTCCGCGGATTGGGGGATAACAACTTGAAGATGACGCTGACAAGCTACGTTCTGGCTGCACGCTTGGAGCAGGTAGCCGAGGCTGCCTCGACGCGTTTGGCAACCATGAGCGACGCCCGCTACACGTTGCGGCATAGCGATGCGAAATCAGGCAATAAGAAATCCGGACTAGGCCTGGAGGTCGTAGACCAATGGACGGGGATGAGCCGTGACACAGCGACGCTTTCAGGTGGGGAGTCATTCATGGCTTCCTTGGCTCTGGCATTGGGCCTCTCTGATGTGGTCCAGTACGAATCCGGCGGCCTAGATATTGAGACACTCTTCGTCGATGAAGGTTTTGGCAGTCTCGATGAGGACTCCCTTGAGCAAGTGATGGAAGCCCTTGAGTCTCTGCGCGACGGCGGACGGATGGTTGGGCTCGTCAGCCATGTAGAGCAGATGAAGCAGCGGATCCCCCTGCACCTGCACGTGAACAAAGGCCGTCATGGCTCCACCTTAGAGCTGAGAATGGCGGGCGCAGCGGCTCCCTAA
- a CDS encoding exonuclease SbcCD subunit D: protein MKLLHTSDWHLGRSFHGIGTLAAQRRFADQLLETVITENVDVVLVAGDVYDRALPSVDVVNLFDEILARLNAAGVQVVVTSGNHDSASRLGFGGRLLERAGVHLRTRLSDLATPVLLPLMGNDAGPDNTTQVAIYGIPFLEPRLVAEELDVENGTHFSVTEAAVKLIAADLATRAPGTASVVLAHTFASGGVSSASERELSVGGVGAVPLDLFEPFTYTALGHLHGPQILSESVRYSGSPLPYSFSEARHRKGAWLLEITASGLGEVRKVQWDPERALSILSGKIDELLSSEAFSQDEGNYCQITLTDNDSPELAMDRLRTRFEHTLVLMFAPETPRNPEQQSYGDRIAQATDELELCCGFLDHVRHRSASDDEQQILRAALAGVREQESAL, encoded by the coding sequence ATGAAGCTACTACACACCTCAGACTGGCATTTGGGCAGGTCGTTCCACGGCATTGGCACACTTGCCGCCCAACGGCGTTTTGCCGACCAGCTTCTGGAAACCGTCATCACGGAAAACGTCGACGTCGTTTTGGTTGCCGGCGACGTCTATGACCGTGCTTTGCCCAGCGTTGACGTAGTGAACTTATTTGATGAGATCCTGGCTAGGCTCAACGCCGCAGGGGTACAAGTGGTTGTTACAAGTGGTAATCACGACTCCGCCAGCAGACTCGGCTTTGGTGGCCGTTTGCTGGAGCGCGCAGGAGTGCATTTGCGCACGCGCCTGAGCGATCTGGCAACACCTGTGCTACTTCCACTTATGGGCAATGACGCCGGCCCAGACAACACCACTCAGGTGGCAATTTACGGGATTCCGTTCCTTGAACCTCGGCTGGTGGCGGAGGAGCTTGACGTTGAAAATGGGACGCACTTTAGCGTCACCGAAGCAGCCGTGAAGCTGATCGCCGCCGATCTGGCCACGCGTGCACCAGGGACGGCCTCAGTTGTGTTGGCACATACATTCGCCAGCGGTGGAGTCTCCTCCGCCAGTGAGCGTGAGTTGTCAGTTGGGGGAGTGGGCGCTGTCCCTCTTGACCTCTTCGAACCGTTCACTTACACGGCACTTGGCCATCTACACGGGCCACAAATACTGAGCGAGTCTGTTCGCTACAGTGGCTCACCACTGCCCTACTCTTTTTCCGAAGCCAGGCATAGAAAGGGTGCATGGCTGTTAGAGATAACAGCCAGTGGACTCGGTGAGGTGCGGAAAGTTCAGTGGGATCCGGAACGCGCCTTGAGTATCCTGTCCGGGAAGATTGATGAGCTACTGAGCAGCGAAGCATTCTCCCAGGACGAAGGGAATTACTGCCAAATCACCCTTACGGACAATGACAGTCCGGAACTGGCTATGGATCGGTTACGGACACGCTTTGAACACACACTGGTTCTGATGTTTGCCCCCGAAACGCCCCGGAACCCCGAGCAGCAAAGCTATGGCGATCGCATTGCCCAGGCCACTGACGAGTTGGAGTTGTGCTGCGGCTTCCTTGATCATGTGCGCCACCGAAGCGCCAGTGATGATGAACAGCAAATTCTGCGGGCTGCGTTGGCCGGCGTGCGGGAACAGGAGAGTGCATTGTGA
- a CDS encoding SdpI family protein has product MLIFSLLLLALCSLGIAGLNHACALGKIKRNPFVGIRTAKTMVDEETWQAGHGAAVQSMWVSGIAAAAISLAGLLFLDSPNTQIIMALLACALLLTAVIYGSKLANIAAVETITVEKKSR; this is encoded by the coding sequence ATGCTGATCTTCTCCCTCCTACTTCTTGCCCTGTGTTCACTTGGGATTGCCGGGCTCAACCATGCCTGCGCCTTAGGTAAAATCAAAAGAAATCCATTCGTGGGTATCCGGACGGCCAAGACCATGGTTGATGAAGAAACGTGGCAGGCTGGGCACGGCGCAGCGGTTCAGTCCATGTGGGTCAGTGGGATTGCTGCTGCTGCAATCTCACTGGCAGGGCTGCTCTTTTTAGACTCACCCAATACTCAGATCATCATGGCCCTACTGGCATGCGCTTTGTTGCTCACTGCCGTTATTTACGGTTCCAAGCTGGCGAATATTGCCGCCGTTGAAACAATCACAGTTGAAAAGAAGAGCCGCTAA